One Triticum dicoccoides isolate Atlit2015 ecotype Zavitan chromosome 5B, WEW_v2.0, whole genome shotgun sequence genomic window carries:
- the LOC119308685 gene encoding indole-3-glycerol phosphate synthase, chloroplastic-like → MESLLAAAPFHVAAFSSLSSPSAHSPSVLRSIRGGGRAVRCAAAKEAILYALEHDEMFNSEEVIQWESGKTINSIAAAQGIRIRRRCRPRYPSEGSGDDKAVPRNILEQIVWDKEVEVSQRKAKKALKSVAESSEHAPPARDFIGALTAAHRRNGVPALIAEVKKASPSRGVLRENFNPVEIAQAYEKNGAACLSILTDEKHFQGSFENLETVRNSGVQCPLLCKEFVIDIWQIYYARSKGADAILLIAAVLPDLDMKYMLRICKNLGMTALIEVHDEKELDRVLRIDGVELIGINNRSLETFVVDTSNTRMLMEKRGDIIKEKGILVVGESGLFTPDDVAYVHSAGVSAVLVGESLIKEEDPGRAIAGLFGKELLS, encoded by the exons ATGGAGTCTCTGCTGGCGGCCGCGCCCTTCCATGTCGCAGCCTTCTCATCCCTATCCTCTCCGTCCGCCCACTCGCCGTCTGTCCTCCGCAGCATCCGTGGGGGCGGCCGCGCCGTCCGATGCGCCGCGGCCAAG GAGGCCATCCTGTACGCGCTGGAGCACGATGAGATGTTTAACTCAGAAGAGGTGATCCAGTGGGAGAGCGGCAAGACGATCAACTCCATCGCCGCCGCGCAGGGCATCCGCATCCGCCGCCGGTGCCGCCCCCGGTACCCCTCGGAGGGCTCCGGCGACGACAAGGCCGTGCCCCGCAACATCCTCGAGCAGATCGTGTGGGACAAGGAGGTGGAGGTGTCGCAG agGAAGGCCAAGAAGGCTCTGAAGAGTGTCGCGGAGTCCAGCGAGCACGCGCCGCCGGCCAGGGATTTCATCGGCGCTCTCACGGCGGCCCACCGTCGCAACGGCGTGCCTGCCCTGATCGCCGAGGTTAAGAAGGCGTCGCCCAGCAGGGGCGTGCTAAGGGAGAACTTCAATCCG GTTGAGATCGCGCAGGCATACGAGAAAAACGGCGCGGCTTGCCTTAGCATCCTAACGGATGAGAAGCACTTTCAG GGGAGCTTTGAGAACCTTGAAACGGTCCGCAATTCGGGTGTGCAG TGCCCTCTTCTGTGTAAGGAGTTCGTCATCGATATCTGGCAAATCTACTACGCACGATCAAAGGGCGCCGATGCGATTCTCTTGATTGCTGCTGTGCTACCGGATCTTGACATGAAGTACATGCTTCGCATTTGCAAAAATCTTGGAATGACTGCTCTTATTGAg GTTCACGATGAGAAAGAACTGGACCGCGTGCTCAGAATAGATGGTGTTGAGCTTATTGGAATCAATAACCGTAGTCTAG AGACATTCGTAGTTGATACTTCAAACACAAGGATGTTGATGGAGAAGCGCGGTGATATCATAAAGGAGAAGGGAATATTG GTTGTTGGTGAATCTGGCCTGTTCACTCCCGATGATGTTGCATATGTGCATAGTGCTGGAGTTTCTGCT GTTTTGGTAGGAGAGTCCCTGATCAAGGAAGAAGATCCTGGGCGAGCCATTGCTGGGCTTTTCGGGAAGGAGCTCTTGAGTTGA